The following are encoded together in the Aerococcus mictus genome:
- a CDS encoding MFS transporter, which translates to MKENKLFYGWWVVLGAIIMLAVMGPASVAVANLFQPYVVEEFGIANSAFAIVNSIVLGMGIFVSPFVSQQFAKKGNFKRFYLIGVLAYAISYGLYAFAPNIYVFYLLSIGVGFGYTATTIIPVSMLVNNWFVKSRGTALSLSFAGLGLGGIIFSQLLTWLIGDMGWRMAYLVYAIIMLVVGIPIVMMLFVEHPEAKGLHALGAAEVDDTVDHQEEDHTGVKLPTKDAFKKPFFIMLLIGTVFIGISNNGGLGQFPPYVQQLHGASKMAQMVSIYSGVGILGKLVLGVVNDKFGVRIATLYASLLCALAYFLMLFSGNYTFVFLMAIFFGLGNAIGTVLPPLMTSSIFNADDYPKAYGIVQSALMLGMTSGSLLAATLADVSGTYQTAWVFLAVLSALIAVFWIAAHKQAEKYM; encoded by the coding sequence ATGAAAGAAAATAAGTTATTCTATGGTTGGTGGGTCGTGCTCGGCGCCATTATCATGCTTGCGGTCATGGGACCGGCTTCGGTGGCCGTAGCTAACCTCTTCCAACCTTATGTCGTTGAAGAATTTGGCATTGCCAACTCAGCCTTTGCTATTGTGAACTCCATTGTTCTGGGGATGGGGATCTTTGTATCACCCTTTGTCTCCCAACAATTTGCTAAGAAGGGGAACTTCAAGCGCTTCTACCTGATTGGTGTGCTTGCCTATGCTATTTCTTACGGTTTATATGCCTTTGCCCCGAATATTTATGTGTTTTATTTGCTCTCTATTGGGGTAGGGTTTGGTTATACCGCGACTACTATTATTCCCGTGTCCATGCTGGTCAATAATTGGTTCGTGAAAAGTCGGGGAACGGCCTTGAGTCTTTCCTTTGCCGGACTCGGTTTGGGCGGCATTATCTTCAGTCAATTGTTGACCTGGTTAATTGGTGACATGGGCTGGCGGATGGCTTACTTAGTCTATGCCATCATCATGTTAGTGGTCGGGATTCCGATAGTGATGATGCTCTTCGTGGAACACCCTGAAGCGAAGGGTCTCCATGCCTTGGGAGCAGCTGAAGTGGATGACACGGTTGACCATCAAGAAGAGGACCATACAGGGGTGAAATTACCTACCAAAGATGCCTTCAAGAAACCTTTCTTTATCATGTTATTAATCGGTACCGTCTTTATCGGTATTTCGAATAACGGGGGCTTGGGTCAATTCCCTCCTTATGTCCAACAACTTCACGGCGCTAGTAAGATGGCCCAAATGGTGTCCATCTACTCTGGGGTCGGTATTCTCGGTAAGTTAGTTCTCGGTGTGGTTAATGATAAGTTTGGCGTTCGGATTGCAACACTCTACGCTTCCTTACTCTGCGCCTTGGCTTACTTCTTGATGCTCTTCAGTGGCAACTATACCTTTGTCTTCCTAATGGCCATTTTCTTTGGCTTAGGGAATGCCATTGGTACCGTCTTACCGCCATTGATGACCTCATCGATCTTTAATGCGGATGACTATCCTAAGGCCTATGGTATCGTCCAAAGTGCCTTGATGTTAGGGATGACTTCCGGTTCACTATTGGCAGCCACCTTAGCGGATGTTTCCGGAACCTACCAAACTGCCTGGGTCTTCCTAGCAGTCTTATCAGCCTTAATCGCTGTCTTCTGGATCGCTGCCCACAAACAAGCAGAAAAATATATGTAG